A single window of Chitinophaga sp. XS-30 DNA harbors:
- the lpxK gene encoding tetraacyldisaccharide 4'-kinase — MWRYLNYLLYPFSLLYGLVLWIRNRLYDNGMLTAVEFDLPVIAVGNLSVGGTGKTPHVEYLIRLLKAAYRVATLSRGYNRRTRGFLLAKADSTSADIGDEPMQFHQKFPDITVCVGEERMLAVPQLLGDRPETQVILLDDAFQHRSIKPGLNLMVTDYSRLFTRDHVVPFGRLREGRNGYYRADGIIVSKCPPELSTQEQEAIYREIAPYPHQRLFFTCLQYGQPYGMLQPDMAPPPPGASILVVCGIARPEPLVHHLLQHYANVHLLSFPDHYYYTQQDLDKIKMELDHMDGGAKHIITTEKDAVRLHLLKDSIAAMQLPIAVMPVEVRFLFDGADSFNSYIFDYVADAMLAAENE; from the coding sequence GTGTGGCGTTATCTGAATTATCTTTTATATCCTTTTTCCCTGTTATACGGACTGGTATTATGGATACGCAACCGTTTATACGATAACGGTATGCTCACAGCCGTGGAATTTGATCTGCCGGTGATCGCCGTAGGCAATCTTTCCGTTGGCGGGACCGGCAAAACCCCTCATGTGGAATACCTGATACGCCTGCTGAAAGCGGCATACCGCGTGGCTACGCTAAGCCGCGGGTATAACCGGCGTACCCGGGGTTTCCTGCTGGCGAAGGCGGACAGCACTTCGGCAGACATCGGGGATGAGCCTATGCAGTTCCACCAGAAGTTCCCGGACATCACGGTATGTGTTGGCGAAGAAAGGATGCTGGCCGTGCCCCAGTTGCTGGGCGACCGCCCGGAAACACAGGTCATTCTCCTGGATGATGCATTTCAGCACCGTTCCATCAAACCCGGCCTCAACCTGATGGTGACGGACTACAGCCGCCTTTTTACACGGGACCATGTGGTGCCTTTCGGGCGTTTGCGGGAAGGCAGGAATGGATATTACCGGGCGGACGGCATCATTGTATCCAAATGCCCGCCGGAGCTATCCACACAGGAGCAGGAGGCCATTTACCGGGAGATAGCGCCCTATCCCCACCAGCGCCTGTTCTTTACCTGCCTGCAGTACGGTCAGCCTTACGGCATGCTGCAACCGGATATGGCCCCGCCGCCCCCGGGCGCAAGCATCCTGGTCGTATGCGGGATCGCCCGGCCGGAACCTTTGGTACATCATTTGCTGCAACACTACGCAAATGTTCACCTGCTTTCCTTCCCGGACCATTACTATTATACACAGCAAGACCTGGACAAGATCAAAATGGAGCTGGACCATATGGACGGCGGGGCAAAACATATCATTACCACCGAAAAGGACGCCGTTCGCCTCCATCTGCTGAAAGACAGCATTGCAGCCATGCAGCTGCCCATTGCCGTTATGCCGGTAGAAGTGCGGTTCCTCTTTGATGGAGCAGATTCATTTAATAGTTATATTTTTGATTACGTTGCAGATGCCATGTTAGCGGCTGAGAATGAATAA
- a CDS encoding 5-formyltetrahydrofolate cyclo-ligase gives MVTKKDIRKAYLAKRQSLPEETAAELNAALLEQCRQLPLEDVNVAHLFLPIMAKKEIDTWPLADWLRERYPGMQLVLSRSYLATGNMQHYLWEAGTSLVHNSLGIPEPESGRLVAPEEIDLVFVPMLAFDEQGHRVGYGKGMYDTFLRQCRANVRKIGLCLFPPLPAIEDVYAGDVPLDMVVTPQRTWYF, from the coding sequence AAAGCCTATCTTGCCAAACGGCAGTCCCTTCCGGAAGAAACGGCAGCTGAGCTGAATGCCGCCCTGCTGGAGCAATGCCGGCAACTGCCGCTGGAGGATGTAAATGTAGCGCATCTCTTCCTGCCCATTATGGCAAAAAAAGAAATCGATACATGGCCGCTGGCGGACTGGCTGAGGGAAAGATACCCGGGCATGCAACTGGTATTGTCCCGTTCCTACCTGGCCACGGGCAATATGCAGCACTATCTTTGGGAAGCCGGTACCAGCCTGGTGCACAACTCCCTCGGCATTCCGGAGCCGGAGAGCGGCAGACTGGTAGCACCGGAGGAAATAGACCTGGTATTCGTACCGATGCTGGCCTTCGATGAACAGGGCCACCGTGTGGGATATGGCAAAGGCATGTATGACACCTTCCTCCGGCAATGCCGGGCCAATGTCAGGAAAATAGGGTTATGCCTGTTCCCGCCGCTGCCGGCCATTGAGGATGTGTATGCCGGAGATGTGCCGCTGGATATGGTGGTTACGCCACAGCGGACCTGGTATTTCTGA